A genomic segment from Verrucomicrobiia bacterium encodes:
- a CDS encoding sulfotransferase: MQGTLNQLQRSPGDRARWQKAQEQLLGGRFGPALAGYRELARRYPAIPELWFELGNAAAGELDFALANEAYRRARELAPHNASLLGMIGQQYQGLRQLDDARACYEHAVRVAPDSVDARINLAVWFEKERRLDEAWECVEACRARHPHDDQVRYFRAFLLHRQKRAAEAEQELRDLIRDDPQYPYVKYASRHLLGIVLDQLGQYAEALHWLLEAKAQVRTITDTTQLERAYDETDRRRRALLAQMTPDTIRHWRAEAPAPDERYQIAFLGGHPRSGTTLLEQILDAHPDVLAFDEPVSFTQEIANRLAPPQGASLTVTALDALPAARRADLRSRYVRSLLREIPATPTARVLLDKNPSPTMSLNLWLRIFPELKVIIALRDPRDVLISCFFLNIMLNTTNVNFLSLERTARHYADLMDVWLRLRELGGFDWIETRYEDVVADLATEGRKVTEFLGLSWSGDQERYYETARRKVLYAPTYHDVTQPVYRRAVGRWQRYAEALAPVQARLAPYCRAFGYD, from the coding sequence ATGCAGGGCACGCTGAACCAGTTGCAACGCTCCCCCGGAGACCGCGCCCGCTGGCAGAAGGCCCAGGAGCAATTGCTGGGCGGCCGCTTCGGACCGGCGCTGGCGGGTTACCGGGAATTGGCCCGGCGTTACCCCGCGATTCCGGAATTATGGTTTGAACTGGGCAACGCCGCTGCCGGCGAACTGGATTTTGCCCTCGCGAATGAAGCCTACCGCCGCGCCCGCGAACTCGCTCCGCACAACGCCAGTTTGCTCGGCATGATCGGCCAGCAATATCAGGGGCTGCGCCAGCTCGACGATGCCCGCGCCTGTTACGAGCATGCGGTCCGCGTGGCCCCGGATTCCGTGGACGCCCGCATCAATCTCGCCGTCTGGTTCGAAAAGGAGCGCCGGCTCGACGAAGCGTGGGAATGCGTGGAAGCGTGCCGCGCCCGCCATCCGCACGACGACCAGGTCCGCTATTTTCGCGCCTTTTTGCTGCACCGCCAAAAGCGCGCGGCGGAGGCCGAACAGGAACTGCGCGATTTGATCCGTGACGACCCCCAATATCCCTACGTCAAATACGCCAGCCGGCATTTGCTCGGCATCGTGCTGGACCAGTTGGGGCAATACGCGGAGGCGCTCCACTGGCTCCTCGAGGCCAAAGCGCAGGTCCGCACCATCACGGACACCACCCAGCTCGAACGCGCGTATGACGAAACCGACCGGCGGCGGCGCGCGTTGCTGGCCCAGATGACGCCGGACACAATCCGGCACTGGCGCGCCGAAGCCCCGGCCCCGGACGAGCGTTACCAGATTGCGTTTCTGGGCGGACACCCACGTAGCGGCACGACGCTGCTGGAACAAATCCTCGATGCGCATCCCGATGTTCTCGCGTTTGACGAGCCGGTGTCCTTCACGCAGGAAATCGCCAATCGCCTCGCCCCGCCACAGGGCGCGAGCTTGACCGTCACCGCGCTTGACGCGCTGCCCGCCGCGCGCCGCGCCGACCTGCGGAGCCGTTACGTGCGCAGTCTGCTGCGCGAAATCCCGGCCACCCCCACCGCGCGGGTGCTGCTGGACAAAAACCCCTCACCCACGATGTCCCTGAACTTGTGGCTGCGCATTTTTCCCGAGCTGAAAGTCATCATCGCGCTGCGCGACCCGCGGGATGTGCTCATCAGTTGCTTTTTTCTGAACATCATGCTCAACACCACCAACGTGAACTTCCTGAGCCTGGAACGCACCGCGCGGCATTATGCGGATCTAATGGACGTGTGGCTTCGGTTGCGTGAGCTCGGTGGATTCGACTGGATTGAGACGCGCTACGAGGACGTCGTCGCGGACTTGGCGACCGAAGGCCGCAAGGTGACGGAATTTCTCGGACTGTCGTGGAGCGGCGACCAGGAACGCTATTACGAGACGGCGCGGCGCAAGGTGCTTTACGCCCCGACCTACCACGATGTCACCCAGCCGGTTTACCGCCGGGCCGTGGGCCGCTGGCAGCGTTACGCCGAGGCGCTGGCGCCGGTGCAAGCCAGGCTGGCGCCGTATTGCCGCGCGTTTGGTTACGATTGA
- a CDS encoding LamG-like jellyroll fold domain-containing protein gives MTASIPTAGDNQVIYGYLDDTDYGYSVTLSGFRSFASDYTVTTIASTDGGTGFENVNVFSATETNTLQYLNNFVPDFTSNLRPLAGTSTVSTAFVTLNANDSVTIRGLTKTNSDIRSTLAGILISYTPATNNPPLVEANPQPPVGDIYPGGSFVLGSWASGAPTLHYQWRHDGMDIPGANYANYTNASTVVNDTGDYDVVVTNNFGAATSLMAHVTIQDVVAPVITQTPRSQSVYPGYPVSFSVAATGGQLAYQWKSNSVAIADATNTTYSIPSASAGDAATYTVDVSNPVGPTASASATLTVTVPAPGSYEAVMAQTKPLVWMRYSETGAIGQDTAANTGGSLGTAGTGLYVNATHPVAGAIVASTNTAAAFSGSNSRMFVPYAAELNPTTFTAEAWVKPAATGANLCVLSCGDFVGSNPRAGWLIYQQTGGWDLRTYNLNGTTTSMEISGGGAPVAGNWYHLAATYDGTTLTLYVNGANVGTFTDVGGLYYPGAAGPLSVGSRADGNFYWAGTVDEVAFYGTSLSAGQILAHYQNGTSVSPAQPYSTLIASDNPVTYLRLGEPAFVQNLATNLGTLGSAWAGAYIDSGSSLGSPQIAIGLVGPRPPAAPGLEAGNVAVGMTNGYVSVPQMTDLNVNTITVTGWVYREDPSSGSDLSFLAWLGDGGFHMVNDGELRYHWKGVKWEFSSGLYVPAEQWTFVALVVEPTKATFYMSDGGVLRSAVNTSSHAALAVSTPVEFGAQPGRSDRTYIGRLDESAVYNRALSQSEINTLFMVGTGAPLELGLAPGGIIEDTKPAGTLHHGVNVAVSCIWTNAILDANGTNRLGVEQFSTATPSQIVTPANPDFNSTVGTFTFWMRANAPIPGPGTEAAMLIDRRTSGTGAQGTVIALNDSGALEVQCAGGANSFSVGYLPDNNWHHVAVSYDQSASGAIAVYIDGVLQLSNPNSSAWSWSASQEIELGRSHDGYWKRFDGQMDDFRIYNRVLSDSEVASVFASDAIVDANALKLRYNFDNTGIGQTVTWPFGTLQSSPTLGPSAVWTPVTGATALAFPFLPTNVPSLFFRATP, from the coding sequence TTGACAGCCTCCATCCCAACGGCAGGTGACAATCAAGTCATCTACGGTTATTTGGACGACACGGATTACGGTTATTCGGTAACCCTGTCCGGGTTTCGCTCCTTTGCTTCCGATTATACGGTAACGACCATTGCATCCACCGACGGCGGGACGGGTTTTGAGAACGTAAATGTATTTTCCGCGACCGAGACGAACACGTTGCAGTATTTGAACAATTTCGTCCCGGACTTTACGTCAAACCTGCGGCCACTAGCCGGCACCAGCACCGTCAGCACCGCATTCGTCACCCTAAACGCCAACGACTCAGTAACGATTCGAGGACTGACAAAAACCAACTCAGATATTCGCTCAACTCTCGCCGGCATTCTCATCTCCTACACGCCGGCGACCAACAATCCGCCCTTGGTGGAGGCCAATCCACAACCACCGGTCGGCGACATCTATCCGGGCGGCTCCTTTGTGCTCGGTTCGTGGGCCTCCGGCGCCCCCACCCTCCACTACCAGTGGCGGCATGACGGCATGGACATCCCGGGCGCCAATTATGCGAACTACACCAACGCCAGCACAGTCGTGAATGACACCGGCGACTACGATGTGGTGGTCACCAACAATTTCGGCGCCGCAACCAGCCTGATGGCCCACGTGACCATCCAGGATGTGGTGGCTCCGGTCATCACCCAGACACCGCGCTCGCAGAGTGTTTATCCAGGGTATCCGGTCAGCTTCAGCGTGGCGGCAACGGGCGGACAATTGGCCTACCAATGGAAATCCAATTCAGTGGCCATCGCGGATGCGACCAACACGACCTACAGCATTCCGAGCGCGAGCGCCGGCGATGCGGCCACTTACACCGTGGACGTCAGCAACCCGGTCGGCCCGACGGCCTCCGCCTCGGCGACGCTCACCGTCACGGTTCCCGCGCCCGGCAGTTACGAAGCCGTCATGGCCCAGACCAAACCGCTGGTGTGGATGCGTTACAGTGAAACGGGCGCCATTGGCCAGGACACCGCCGCCAACACGGGAGGCTCGCTTGGCACCGCTGGCACCGGACTTTATGTCAACGCCACGCACCCAGTCGCGGGCGCAATCGTGGCGAGCACCAACACCGCCGCCGCTTTTAGCGGCTCGAACTCACGCATGTTCGTGCCCTACGCTGCAGAATTAAATCCGACCACCTTTACGGCCGAAGCCTGGGTCAAACCAGCGGCGACCGGCGCCAACTTGTGCGTATTGTCCTGTGGCGACTTTGTGGGCAGCAATCCACGAGCGGGTTGGTTGATTTACCAACAGACCGGCGGCTGGGATTTGCGGACGTATAATTTGAACGGGACCACCACCTCGATGGAAATTTCAGGTGGCGGCGCGCCTGTCGCGGGAAATTGGTATCACCTCGCCGCCACCTACGACGGCACCACGCTTACTCTTTACGTGAATGGCGCCAATGTAGGCACCTTCACCGATGTTGGGGGGCTTTACTACCCCGGCGCTGCCGGGCCTCTATCCGTCGGCAGCCGGGCTGACGGCAATTTCTATTGGGCTGGCACCGTTGACGAGGTGGCTTTTTATGGCACCTCCCTGAGTGCCGGACAGATTCTGGCACACTATCAAAACGGCACGAGCGTTTCTCCCGCGCAGCCCTACAGCACACTGATCGCCAGCGACAATCCGGTTACATACCTGCGACTTGGCGAACCAGCATTTGTGCAGAACCTGGCCACCAACTTGGGCACGCTCGGCTCGGCTTGGGCCGGCGCTTACATCGACAGCGGCAGCAGCCTCGGCAGCCCGCAAATCGCCATCGGTCTGGTGGGCCCACGGCCACCTGCCGCGCCGGGACTGGAAGCCGGCAACGTCGCCGTTGGAATGACGAACGGTTACGTCAGCGTGCCGCAAATGACGGATCTGAATGTGAACACCATCACCGTAACCGGCTGGGTTTACCGGGAAGATCCGAGCAGCGGCAGCGACCTGAGCTTCCTCGCCTGGCTGGGCGATGGCGGCTTCCACATGGTGAACGACGGCGAACTGCGCTACCACTGGAAGGGCGTCAAATGGGAATTCAGCTCCGGCCTGTATGTTCCGGCCGAACAGTGGACCTTTGTCGCTCTCGTGGTTGAGCCAACCAAGGCGACGTTCTACATGTCCGATGGCGGGGTGTTGCGCTCGGCCGTGAACACCAGCAGCCACGCGGCGTTGGCGGTGAGCACGCCCGTTGAATTTGGCGCGCAACCCGGACGCTCCGACCGGACCTACATTGGGCGGCTGGACGAATCCGCCGTTTACAACCGCGCCCTCAGCCAGAGTGAAATCAACACGCTGTTCATGGTGGGCACGGGCGCGCCGCTGGAATTGGGACTGGCGCCCGGCGGCATCATCGAGGACACCAAGCCCGCCGGCACGCTGCATCATGGTGTGAATGTCGCCGTCAGTTGCATCTGGACCAACGCCATCCTGGACGCCAACGGCACCAACCGGCTGGGCGTCGAGCAGTTCAGCACGGCCACGCCGAGCCAGATCGTGACCCCCGCCAACCCGGACTTCAATTCGACGGTGGGCACCTTCACGTTCTGGATGCGGGCCAACGCCCCGATTCCCGGACCCGGCACTGAAGCGGCCATGTTGATCGACCGGCGCACGTCCGGCACAGGCGCTCAAGGAACCGTCATCGCGTTGAACGACAGCGGCGCTTTGGAGGTGCAGTGCGCCGGCGGCGCCAACAGCTTCAGCGTTGGCTACCTGCCGGACAACAACTGGCACCACGTTGCCGTCAGCTACGACCAGTCCGCCAGCGGCGCCATCGCGGTTTACATCGATGGCGTGCTGCAACTCAGCAATCCGAACTCATCCGCCTGGTCGTGGTCGGCGAGCCAGGAAATCGAACTGGGACGCTCCCACGACGGCTACTGGAAGCGTTTTGACGGACAGATGGATGATTTCCGCATCTACAACCGCGTGTTGTCGGACAGCGAAGTCGCTTCTGTGTTTGCCAGCGATGCCATCGTTGACGCGAATGCGTTGAAGCTGCGCTACAACTTTGACAACACCGGCATCGGGCAGACCGTCACCTGGCCCTTCGGCACACTGCAAAGTTCGCCCACATTGGGGCCGTCTGCGGTTTGGACGCCCGTCACCGGGGCCACCGCACTGGCGTTCCCCTTCCTGCCCACGAACGTGCCGTCGCTGTTCTTCCGCGCCACGCCTTGA
- the cysC gene encoding adenylyl-sulfate kinase, with the protein MNNLRQRCESQVSAAERAARNGHRGGVIWLTGLSGAGKTTIARELEAELFRRGRQVYVLDGDRIRHGLNRNLGFSADDRRENIRRVGEVARLFADAGIICIVAFISPYRADRDAVRAGLPAGHFIEVFVNAPLAVCESRDVKGLYARARAGELADFTGISAPYEPPLRPEVDLATDRLSVRECVQRIVDRWEHEETSAGGKPG; encoded by the coding sequence ATGAACAATCTCCGGCAGAGGTGTGAAAGCCAGGTCAGCGCCGCCGAGCGGGCGGCGCGCAACGGTCATCGCGGCGGGGTCATCTGGCTGACGGGATTGTCCGGCGCCGGCAAAACGACGATTGCCCGCGAACTGGAGGCGGAGCTTTTTCGCCGTGGACGACAGGTCTATGTGCTCGACGGCGACCGCATCCGGCATGGCTTGAATCGCAACCTTGGCTTCTCGGCCGACGACCGTCGGGAAAACATCCGCCGGGTCGGTGAAGTGGCGCGCTTGTTCGCCGATGCCGGCATCATTTGCATCGTGGCCTTCATCTCCCCTTATCGCGCAGACCGCGATGCCGTGCGAGCGGGGCTGCCGGCGGGCCATTTCATCGAGGTCTTTGTCAACGCGCCGCTGGCCGTGTGCGAAAGCCGCGATGTGAAGGGGCTCTACGCCCGGGCACGGGCCGGCGAACTGGCAGACTTTACGGGCATCTCGGCACCCTACGAACCACCCTTGCGACCGGAGGTTGACCTGGCCACGGACCGGTTGTCGGTGCGGGAATGCGTGCAGCGGATTGTGGACCGCTGGGAGCACGAGGAAACCTCGGCGGGCGGCAAACCCGGTTGA
- a CDS encoding LamG-like jellyroll fold domain-containing protein: MKRKLLTPRLKTALAAVPAAALMLGASQAQTTVGINFWGAFGTYGYGGAPVTATAFGVDATNWFTTPASDYQTAANGDLTAGSLSVNWSAPNTWISSLEGDTNSPAGAWNSPLPGDPEVLWGYLDDGNGVFQAPAATISGLSTVFPHGYVIQTIAAEDANPMTFANVNVNDGVTADVLTYPYIWHPYDWSGPVDGAAKGTAGLSFKSVEFTGDVLSLQCDLKGTTGTRSVLCGFIITDQPIVTRSATNDVVVASSTPLILPPASIIGVGLTYQWRLNGTNIPGATFASYTNNSAAATDNGVYDVVAASSFYPSMIVTGAVASVTVVPPHVSTWDADTATTGAQDGSGTWTYAGMNWWVDSMDYNWNAIDSAIFGVGGAGPYTVTLGTNIVANALTFASGGYTLTNAAGETLTLQGTNTITANADATISVPLSTGTNTFTKAGAGALTLVGSFTSAKTVVNAGTLEVQSKSGDSSYVVTNGATLKIGYSTGGGYAATGLQLYGDGTAATSGLYLKGGTSYNVSGGVVINGAPTTIRTYGTGVASFNIFDIGSNPGLSTTAAASGSIVDSNIQMVRGGYGMVITTTPGANTTTGDLILNGPLNIDFNSFSGGLNKKGTGSLRLNAMATSTNSGLRLLAGSVICGTNDCVGTNAFLDVRAGATFDLNGYSQSVSNAALNGTLRMSLNKGGTPNSTVLTCWGNTLSLGGSLVVTNLGAAPALGESYTLFNAPLGLAGAFTTVTLPTLANGLAWEDDLAVDGTLKVITGSTPPSIVTNLPTSLYAYAGSSRTLTVVATGDPVLHYVWKKNGTIPVGTDSPNLVLSSLTAADDADYSVTVTNNYGPAPSVTCHLTVATPGVAASAAVQDSPQSLWPLSEAAPSTAYDYLGEHDGLQGGALTLGVAGPRPPAYQGFSAGKTAYLFDGATAFIDCGTGPSLSGTTDFTLEAWIQTTNTVTSGVILQQRDADGYNGEYQLLVNPNGTLHLLVYGNNTTQVDFNSSITSKFVNDGAWHHVAAVRAGTTCTLYIDGALVGSATGTLVPLLNTIKTVIGADIRNNNTFFNGAMADVAVYNSALAAARIADHAVKGVLANNPLVLSQVAGGLIEDSKPAGTPHPGFNYGTAWLSSSTDANSVLRSGVQQFVNGRQLVIPPSPDFDTTNGTIMFWVRANAPLPGPGTEAAMLVDHRTTGAGAKGTVIVLADGGGIKVQCAGTANNYTGGYVADGNWHHVAVAYDQAAGGSITLYVDGVNNGANPNTATWSWPTNQQIELGRSHDNYWRALDGQMDDFRIYNRILNDSEVASVFSSDAIVDTNALQVRYNFGNATGVGQSFSWPVGQLQATPSLAPAAWAPVRSGNTSAAWRLPSGVPTTTNSALFYRVGF, encoded by the coding sequence ATGAAACGAAAGCTATTAACCCCGCGACTCAAGACCGCGCTGGCCGCCGTGCCGGCGGCCGCATTGATGCTTGGTGCCAGCCAGGCGCAAACCACCGTCGGCATCAACTTCTGGGGGGCGTTTGGCACTTACGGCTACGGCGGCGCTCCCGTCACCGCCACCGCCTTTGGCGTGGATGCCACCAACTGGTTCACGACGCCCGCCAGTGATTACCAGACCGCCGCCAACGGTGATTTAACGGCGGGTTCGCTCAGCGTCAATTGGAGTGCGCCGAACACCTGGATTTCCTCCCTGGAAGGTGATACGAATTCCCCTGCCGGAGCTTGGAATTCCCCCCTGCCCGGCGACCCCGAAGTCTTGTGGGGTTACCTCGATGACGGGAACGGCGTGTTTCAGGCGCCGGCCGCCACGATTTCCGGCTTAAGCACCGTGTTCCCGCACGGCTATGTCATTCAAACCATCGCCGCCGAAGACGCCAACCCGATGACGTTCGCCAATGTGAACGTCAATGACGGCGTGACCGCCGACGTGTTGACCTACCCCTACATCTGGCATCCTTACGACTGGTCTGGACCGGTCGATGGGGCCGCCAAAGGCACCGCCGGCTTGAGCTTCAAGAGTGTTGAATTCACCGGCGACGTGCTGAGCCTGCAATGCGACCTGAAAGGAACGACCGGCACGCGGTCGGTGTTGTGCGGGTTCATCATCACCGACCAGCCGATCGTAACGCGATCGGCCACCAACGATGTCGTGGTGGCCAGCAGCACGCCTCTGATTTTGCCGCCGGCCAGCATAATCGGTGTGGGCCTAACCTACCAATGGCGGCTCAACGGCACGAACATCCCTGGAGCAACCTTTGCGTCCTATACGAACAATTCGGCAGCCGCGACCGACAACGGCGTGTATGACGTCGTCGCCGCCAGCAGTTTTTATCCTTCAATGATCGTTACCGGCGCGGTGGCCAGCGTCACGGTGGTTCCTCCACATGTCTCCACCTGGGATGCGGACACCGCAACGACCGGGGCGCAGGACGGCTCCGGCACGTGGACCTACGCCGGCATGAACTGGTGGGTGGATTCAATGGACTACAACTGGAACGCCATTGACTCGGCCATCTTCGGCGTCGGCGGCGCCGGACCTTACACCGTCACGCTTGGAACCAACATCGTCGCCAATGCGCTGACGTTTGCAAGCGGCGGTTACACGCTGACCAACGCGGCCGGTGAAACCCTCACCTTGCAAGGCACGAACACCATCACGGCCAACGCGGATGCCACCATCAGCGTCCCGCTCTCGACGGGCACCAACACCTTCACCAAAGCCGGGGCTGGAGCCTTAACCCTGGTTGGCAGCTTTACGTCCGCCAAGACCGTGGTCAACGCGGGCACACTGGAGGTGCAATCCAAGAGCGGCGACTCGTCTTATGTCGTGACCAATGGCGCCACGTTGAAGATTGGCTACAGCACCGGCGGCGGTTACGCGGCGACCGGCCTGCAACTCTACGGCGATGGCACCGCGGCCACTTCCGGTCTCTATTTGAAGGGCGGCACCAGCTACAATGTCAGCGGTGGCGTGGTGATCAATGGCGCGCCAACCACCATCCGGACCTACGGCACCGGCGTCGCGTCCTTCAACATTTTTGACATCGGCAGCAACCCGGGCCTGTCCACGACCGCCGCCGCCTCCGGTTCAATTGTTGACAGCAACATTCAGATGGTCCGCGGTGGTTACGGCATGGTCATCACCACGACCCCGGGCGCCAATACGACCACCGGCGACCTGATCCTGAACGGCCCGTTGAACATCGACTTCAACAGCTTCTCCGGCGGTTTGAACAAGAAGGGCACCGGATCGCTTCGCTTGAATGCGATGGCCACGAGCACCAATTCCGGTCTGCGCCTGCTCGCGGGCTCGGTCATTTGCGGCACCAACGATTGCGTGGGCACGAACGCCTTCCTCGACGTGCGCGCCGGCGCCACCTTCGACCTCAACGGTTACAGCCAGAGCGTCAGCAACGCCGCGCTCAACGGCACGCTCAGGATGTCTCTTAACAAGGGCGGCACGCCGAACAGCACCGTGCTGACCTGCTGGGGCAACACGCTCAGTTTGGGCGGCAGTCTGGTGGTGACGAATCTCGGGGCCGCTCCGGCGCTCGGGGAAAGCTACACCCTGTTCAACGCCCCGCTCGGCCTGGCCGGCGCGTTCACCACCGTCACCTTGCCCACGCTGGCAAACGGTCTGGCCTGGGAAGACGACCTGGCCGTGGACGGCACCCTCAAGGTCATCACGGGCTCGACGCCCCCGTCAATCGTGACGAATCTGCCGACAAGCCTCTATGCCTATGCCGGCTCCAGCCGCACCCTCACGGTCGTGGCCACCGGCGACCCGGTGCTGCATTACGTGTGGAAGAAGAACGGCACCATCCCCGTCGGCACGGACAGCCCGAACTTGGTGCTGAGTTCCCTCACGGCCGCTGATGACGCGGATTACTCCGTCACCGTCACCAACAATTACGGACCGGCGCCCAGCGTCACGTGCCATCTGACGGTGGCCACGCCCGGGGTCGCCGCCAGCGCGGCGGTGCAGGACAGCCCGCAGTCGCTCTGGCCGCTGAGCGAAGCCGCACCCAGCACGGCGTATGATTACCTGGGCGAGCACGACGGCCTCCAAGGCGGCGCTTTGACGCTCGGCGTTGCGGGCCCGCGGCCACCGGCCTATCAAGGGTTCAGCGCCGGCAAGACGGCGTATCTGTTTGATGGTGCCACAGCGTTCATCGATTGCGGCACCGGCCCGTCGCTGTCCGGCACCACGGACTTCACGCTGGAAGCCTGGATTCAGACGACCAACACCGTGACGTCCGGCGTCATCCTCCAGCAGCGCGATGCGGACGGCTACAACGGCGAGTATCAGCTCCTCGTCAATCCCAACGGCACGTTGCACCTGCTGGTTTACGGCAACAACACGACGCAGGTGGACTTCAATTCGTCCATCACGTCCAAATTCGTGAACGACGGCGCCTGGCATCATGTGGCGGCCGTGCGCGCCGGGACCACCTGCACGCTCTACATCGACGGCGCGCTCGTCGGTTCGGCCACCGGCACCTTGGTGCCATTGCTCAACACCATCAAGACCGTCATTGGTGCGGACATCCGCAACAACAACACGTTCTTCAACGGTGCGATGGCCGACGTGGCTGTTTACAACTCCGCTCTGGCGGCGGCGCGCATTGCCGATCACGCGGTCAAAGGCGTGCTTGCCAACAATCCGTTGGTGTTGAGCCAGGTCGCCGGCGGCCTCATCGAAGATTCCAAACCCGCCGGCACCCCGCATCCGGGCTTCAACTACGGAACCGCCTGGTTGAGCAGCAGCACGGATGCGAACTCGGTTCTGCGCAGCGGCGTGCAGCAGTTCGTGAACGGCCGGCAACTCGTCATCCCGCCCAGCCCGGACTTCGACACGACCAACGGCACGATCATGTTCTGGGTGCGGGCGAACGCGCCGCTCCCCGGCCCGGGCACCGAAGCCGCCATGCTGGTTGATCACCGCACGACCGGCGCTGGGGCTAAAGGAACGGTCATCGTGCTGGCCGATGGTGGCGGCATCAAGGTGCAGTGCGCCGGCACGGCCAACAACTACACGGGCGGTTATGTGGCGGATGGCAACTGGCATCACGTCGCCGTCGCCTACGACCAGGCTGCGGGCGGGTCCATCACCCTGTATGTGGATGGCGTGAACAACGGCGCTAATCCGAACACCGCCACGTGGAGCTGGCCGACCAACCAGCAGATTGAACTCGGCCGGTCCCATGACAACTATTGGCGGGCGTTGGACGGCCAGATGGACGACTTCCGCATCTACAATCGCATCCTGAACGATTCGGAAGTTGCCTCGGTGTTCAGCAGTGATGCCATTGTGGACACGAACGCCCTGCAGGTGCGCTACAACTTCGGCAACGCCACCGGCGTCGGCCAGAGTTTCAGCTGGCCCGTGGGCCAATTGCAGGCCACGCCGTCACTGGCACCCGCCGCGTGGGCGCCGGTCAGAAGTGGCAACACCAGCGCCGCGTGGCGGCTGCCTTCCGGCGTGCCGACAACGACGAACTCCGCGTTGTTCTATCGCGTCGGGTTCTGA